In the genome of Felis catus isolate Fca126 chromosome E1, F.catus_Fca126_mat1.0, whole genome shotgun sequence, the window CCCACCGGGTTGTTTCCTTACCTCCTGAGGAGGGTAAGCCAGCCATcctgggagagagaagaggagcgGCGTGAGCACAAATCACCCAAGGACAGCTGCTCGCTCATCTGCCCTTGGATCGAGCGACTCAGATCACTGAGAGGCCCCCAAGCTGGGCTTCCTTACCAACTGTGCCCCAGCCCAAGGGCCGCCACAGGTAACTGGCAGGCCTATGGGACCTCAGGAGGACATAGTACCGGCCCCAAATCCAGGACATCTGCCAGATCTTTTGTCCTCCCTCTGGTTCCTTCGAAACCTACACCCTACTCCCGCTGAGCCCACAAGGACAGCCTGGTCCCTGCAAATGGTCTGAAGGCAGTGAAATCGCCATTTTTATCGCTTTGTTTAGCCGACCTGAACCCAAGGCAATATTCTTCCAATATGAGCCGTTCTGTCCATGGCCCCTATTCCTGCCAGTCTAATCCAAAGGCCCAAATTGGAAAGCTTAAAGGTACTGACCCTGCAGGCCACTGAGGAAATCCCCCCGCAGTCTGATTCAAGAAAACAGGAAGCCCTGGTCCTGGATCTCCATCCAGTCAGTTTAAGCTCAGTTTAAGCTTCCATATGGAACATGAGGACCTGATCCTTAAAGCCTTGCCTGTTCGAATGTCCAAGGGTCCTGTGGTCACTTTCCCAACAGAGAGGCTTGAGAGGGCCTACCTGGCATCCTGGCCCTCCAGCAGGCTGCGGTAGGTGGCGATCTCCTGCTCCAGCCGCGTCTTGATGTCCAGCAGCGTCCTGTACTCCTGGTTCTGGCACTCCATCTCACTGCGGAGCTCGCTCAGCTGGGCCTCGATGCCGCCGATGAGCCCCTGGATCTGCTGCAGCTGCATGGCATAGCGGCACTCCATCTCCGCCAGCGAGCTCTCCAGCCCGGctttctgggggggagggggtaacaGAGAAGTGAGAAGGGGAGCCAGGCCAGGCAGAGGCCTAGAGGTGCTGGCTGCTGGGCAGGAGGCAGCAGGTGTACCATGCTGAGCTGGGACTGCAACTCAATCTCCAGGCCCTGGAGGGTGCGTCTGAGCTCTGTGATCTCTGTCTTGCTGGTCTGGATCATGGCGGTGCTAGAAGACACCTCCTTGTTCAGCTCTGCACTCTGAAATCCGAGCAGGAAGAAGGTTACGGAGGAGCCCAGTGGAAGGCCCTGGAATCCCCGGGCACCACGGGGTGAGAGGGCCGGGTACCTTGCTGTGGAACCATTCCTCGGCGTCCCGGCGGTTCTTCTCGGCCATGGCCTCGTACTGTTCCCTCATCTCGGCCAGCACGCGGGTCAGGTCCACGCCCGGGGCCGCGTCCATCTCCACGTTGACCTGGCCGGCCAGCTGGCTGCTGAACTCCTTCATCTCCTGTAGGGATGGAAAAGGAAGATGTGTGAAGCTCCTGACCTCCCTCTCCTTGGCTCTGAGTGCTACCAACGTGTTCTAGGGAGCACCTCCAGGTCCCACCACGGAGGGCTAAGTCTGGCTGCTCCCCTTTCTCAGTGGAGGCCATTGAGCCATGGCAGTCCCCTGCCGGCCCTCACCTCCTCGTGGTTCTTCTTCAGGAAGGCCAGTTCCTCGTTCAAGCTCTCGATCTGCATCTCCAGGTCGGTCTTGGTCAGGGTCAGCTCGTCCAGCACCCTGCGCAGGCCGTTGATGTCGGCCTCCACGCTCTGGCGCAGGGCCAGCTCGTTCTCATACctaaacgatttttttttttaatgtaaaaagcaACACAGAAGTTAGACACTCCCCTAATTCTGTACTGGACTCTGCTACTTCTCCAAGACCTTCACCCCTGGGATGCTCCGATCTCACTGTTCAGATGAGCATTTGTGTCAAATAAAAGACAGTTTGGAAAGGCCAGGACTCACTTGAGCCTAAAGTCGTCCGCAGCCAGCCTGGCATTGTCGATCTCCAGAACGACCCGGTTGTTGTCGATGGTGGCCGCCAGGATCTGCAAAATACAGGAGGCAATCACCGGAGGGTCCACGAgtttggggaggaggaagagacagtgtGGGCAGGACTGTTGTCATCATCTGGCTGTCTGTACTGTCCCCGCAAGCCAGAATAAGGcacttctctcctcttcttgtaAAGGGAGAGGTGGGGCAAGTCCTTCCATTTGCCCAGTCACTCTGGCATTCTACGCCTGGTCATGGTGGGGAAGATAGGGATGCACGTTTCAGGGGAATGACCCTGCCGAGAACATCTGTGGTTCATCATGTCTAATGGCCCCAGACTAGCAAGCCCGCCATTGTGAGAGCAGGTGACCTTAAGGTCAGGAGGGGATCAGCCTGGCTCCAGGCAGCTCATAGTAACTTCGTTGGAGCTGGCCTCTGGGCTGAGAAGAGAAAAGATCTAACAAATACTCCCAACGGTTTGAATTTCTTGTCTAAACTTCCATATTCTGAAGCAGGCCGctagaggagagggtgggggtgggttaaatgggggacaggcattaaggagggcacttttccaggtgagcactgggtgtcatatgtaagagatgaatcactgggttctactcctgaagccaagactacactgtatgttaactaacttgaattgaaattaaaaaagcaaattccaCCGCACATAGCTGGGACATAGCCCAGGCAGGTGGATTTCTGTTCTAGCAAGCTGGGTCCCAGCGTGATGGACAGTCCTCGATGAAGGAATCTCAGTTTAATGCTGGCTGAGCCTCTTCTCCATCTTTCCCACCTGGCCGTAGCTAATTGAGTGTAACAGTTTAAATGGGGCCCTTACAACATCAACCAGTATTCCAAGACCAGTGAATGGACACGTATCCCTCTCTCTGAGGATTGGAGTCATTCTTAGCGGCTTTTAAAACTGtcatggttggggcgcctggggggctcagtctgttgagcgtccggcttcggctcaggtcatgagctcacggtttatgagttcaagccccgcgtcaggctctgtgctgacaactcagagcctggagcctgtttcggattctgtgtctccctctctctctgctcctcccccgctcttgctctgtctctctctctctctccctcgaaaataaataaacattaaaaaaaattttttttaaaaactgtcatgGTTTCCAAACAACTCAGTGGGTTAGAATTATAGGGATCCAGTCACTAATAACAAAGCAGTAAATGTTGACAGTAAAAAGTGGTAAAAATGTTGACATGAGTGGTAATAACAGTAAAAATGGATAGTAGGAGAAAACGCGTTTGGGGAGCAGTGGCCTAAGGAAGGTTATCAGGAATAGAGACACTTGCTGGTAAAAGACTAGAATTTTCCCCTGCAGGGGGGGGGTGAGGGTTCTACCATACTGCATTTCCTGGCCTTTGCGGCTCTGGCCTGCACAGAAGAACCCTTGCCAACATCCAAGGACTCACCTTGTCCCGCAGGTCTTCGATGGTCTTGTAGTAGTGGTTATAGTCCCGCTCCGGGCTGCTGGGGCTCTGCTTCTGGTACCAGTCCCGGATCTTCACCTCCAGGTCGGCGTTGGCCTCCTCCAGGGCGCGCACCTTGTCCAGGTAGGAGGCCAGCCGGTCGTTGAGGTTCTGCATGGTGAGCTTCTCGTTGCCGGAGAGGAGGCCACCATCGCCGCCACCAAAGTCACCAAAGCCAGCGCCAAAACCCCCACCAAAGCCACCTCCAAGGCCACCTCCAAAGCCCCCTCCGAAGCCTCCGCCAAAACCACTACCAGCCCCTGCACCGAAGCCGCAGCTCATGCCGCCCCCGTAGCCCCCAGCTGATCCCCCAGAGACAAAGCGTGATGAGCAGGTAGAGATACTGCGGCCTCC includes:
- the LOC101087886 gene encoding keratin, type I cytoskeletal 13, whose amino-acid sequence is MSCRIQSSSASYGGGFGGGSCQLGGGRSISTCSSRFVSGGSAGGYGGGMSCGFGAGAGSGFGGGFGGGFGGGLGGGFGGGFGAGFGDFGGGDGGLLSGNEKLTMQNLNDRLASYLDKVRALEEANADLEVKIRDWYQKQSPSSPERDYNHYYKTIEDLRDKILAATIDNNRVVLEIDNARLAADDFRLKYENELALRQSVEADINGLRRVLDELTLTKTDLEMQIESLNEELAFLKKNHEEEMKEFSSQLAGQVNVEMDAAPGVDLTRVLAEMREQYEAMAEKNRRDAEEWFHSKSAELNKEVSSSTAMIQTSKTEITELRRTLQGLEIELQSQLSMKAGLESSLAEMECRYAMQLQQIQGLIGGIEAQLSELRSEMECQNQEYRTLLDIKTRLEQEIATYRSLLEGQDARMAGLPSSGGSTSVTGTTASPPSRRISDTRKP